Part of the Ignavibacterium album JCM 16511 genome, TACTTCGTGGCGATGAAGAAATCGAGTTAAATGTTTCGGAACTTACTGCCAGAGGGAATACTGCTGCTGATTTTGGACTTCGCTCAGGTGACAGAATTTTTGTACCAAGAAGCTTTTGGGCTGATGCGTCTCAATATGCAATCATCTTTTCAGGTATTGCTGTCTTAAGTACAGTAATCGCATTATTAATCAGAAAATAAACATTAGAACGAAAATGGAACAGAATAAAAATAACGAAGAATATATACCTCTCAGATTCAGTAATAAAAATGTACCCAAGAGAGAGAAAACACTTGTTGAAATATTTCAGATCATAGCTAAGAACAAAAAAATATTATTTGCTACAGTTGGGGTTCTCTTAATCGCTGCTCTTATTTATAGCTTTACTGCTACACCTATTTACGAAGCAAGCGCAACTTTAAAGAAGGAAGGAAATCCAAACGACAGAAGATTGGGTTCAGGAACAGATATTTCAACTCTTTTAAGCTTGCAATCTACAGATGAAATAGAAACAGAACTCGAACTAATAAAAACATTTAAAGTTGCATCAGAAGTAGCTAAAGAATTAGACCTTTATGTTAATGTCAAAGAAATTAAATGGAACAGTAATGATAAGAATTATGAAATAAACAAAACCTTTGTTGAAATGAATGACCCGTCATTCATTGGAAAGAATTCCAGAAAATTCAGGATTCCGGAAAAATTTAAAATCAAATTTGAAAGAGCTGAAGATCTTCTGTTAGGTGACTTTTCGATTGTAAAAAAGAGCAATGACAAATACGAACTTATTGATTTACTCAGCGGCAATAAAATCTCCGAAAGCACAATTGAGAAACCTAAATATGATGGCTTTTCGCCTCTCGACACAATTCCGGGCTTCACGATTAAGCGCGACACATCTGTGGTCTATATAATTCCTATGAATGACAAGGTTAATATAGAATTCAGTTGGAACGGAGCTCCGGTCAAAAGTGAATTTATATTTACTGTTAATGATATTAATCAGACTGCAATCGGAGTATCAAAAAGTATTAAAGTCTCCAGAGTTGGTAAAACCAATATTTTCAATCTGGGATATTCATCAAGTTCTGCTTATGCTGCAGCTCTAATCACCAATACCGTAGTGGATAAGTACCGCGAAGCACGAATGGATCAGAAAAAGCAAACCATTCGCTATTCTTACAACACAGTAGATAAACAATTAGTTGAAGTTCAGGAAAAATTACAGGAAGCAGAAAAAATTCTGAGTGACTTCAAATCAAGTGGTCAGATAATGTCTATAGATGCAAGTTCTCAGGAAATTGTTGGATTCTTAAGCCGTTTAGAAGCCGAAAAAGTATCAACTGATTTACTGTTAAGTGATTACAAAAATAAAGTAGCCGATTTGCAAACGCAGCTCTCTCAGAAAGGATTTTTCGATCAAAGTTATCTTAACCCCCGTGGTGAAGGTGAAGGGATGTCTCCTTTTGCCGAATTAATGAGACAATTATCTAATCTTGAACTTCAAAGAATCGAGTTATTACAAAAACGAACTGAAAACCACCCTGATGTTAAGGCAGTTGATGAACAAATTAATTCCGTCAAACAAAAACTAAGTAGTTTTAATGAAAATACAATTACAGCTTATCAGATAATGATTGGCACTCTTGAGAAAAAACTTCTAAAGATAAATGACATGATGTCTAAATATGAAGCCAAACTTCAAAGTCTGCCGGCACAGGAAAATAAACTTGCACAAATCTTAAGACAAAAAGCAACCTATGAAAAGATTTTCACAATTCTGCTCGATCAGAGAGAAGCAATGCGTGTAGCTGAACTTTCAAGTCCGCAGGATATTTCGATTGTTGATGAAGCTAAAATTCCCACCGACCCTTCCTGGCCAAAGAAATCTTTTATAGTTCTGATTAGTCTTGTACTTGGTTCTTTTCTTGGAATACTTTTGATTTTTACTATTGAACTTAAAAAAACTAAATATGTAAATCTTGATGAACTTGAAGAAGAATTCAAGATACCTATATTATCATTAATCCCGAGACTTCCAAAAGAGATTGTTAAAGTTGTTGATAATAATCCCGAACATAAAGTTGCTTTACTCACAGTGCAGGATGATGGACTGAGGGAAACATATCGTGTATTAAAAACAAAACTCTTTCAGAATCTTAATCCTGAAACCAAATTATTAATGGTTACAAGCTGCGAAGAAGATTCCGGTAAAACAACTGTTGTGGCAAACCTTGCAGCATCTTTAGCACAGGAAGGTAAAAGAGTTTTGCTTATTGATTGTGATTTAAGAAAAGGTGACCTTTCAGGTTTATTCGGACTTGGTAAAGAAACAAAAGGATTATTGGATTATTTACTTAATGATAGTCCACCTAAAATTTATACTCGTGCGTCGAAGAATATTGACATAATTCCTTCAGGTGGACTGAGCTCCGACTCCGGCACATTGCTTGATTCCGCCAGAATGAGATTACTCTTCAGGTCACTTGATACAACTCAGTATGATTTAATAATTGTTGATACACCACCTGTTACCAGAGTTGTAGATCCTTTGGTTCTTTCTCATTCACTGCACAATGCAATCGTTGTAGTTAGACCCGAACATTCTCTTCTGGAAACAGTACGCTGGGGAATTTCAGAATTGCTTAATGCTAAAATTAATGTTAAAGGACTGGTGATTAATGCCGCTGATATTGAAAATTCATATTACTATAAGCATCGCTACGGCTACGGCTACGGATATGGAAGTAAAAATGGAAACGGCAAAGCAAAAGATGCAAAAAAAATAAAACCGGAATTTCAACTGAAGTTTAAGGATCAGATTACTCATAAAAATTAATCTCTTCACCAGCTGAAAGTGATTTATAAATTCCACATGAAATGTGAGAATATTAAACTTAGAACAACTGAATGATAATCTATTGTCCAATTCTACTATTAAAATTATTAACCCTTCGGAAATTGCTGACTGGAATAATGAAATTCTGAGACTAAATAATTATTCCTTTTTTCATTCAGGCGAATGGGCTTTGGTACTATCGGATACATACAAATATAAACCGGTCTACTTTTGCCTGTTTAAGAATAATATCCTATCCTCTGTTGTGCCGGCTATGGAGATAAAGAGTACACTCACTGGCAAACGACTGGTCTCACTTCCCTTCAGCGATTTCTGTGAACCGCTGTTTGGTTCAATTGATGAATCTGAAATAATCAAAGAAAATATTTTTAATTACTGCGAAAGCAATAAACTGAAATTTATGGAGTTTCGTACTTCAGAAACTAAATTTCCTTTTGAAACAGAAAATTTCAGAACTGATTTGCGGCATATACTAAATCTTATTCCAGACGAAAATGAACTAAAGAAAAATTTATCGGAGAATACAAAAAGAAATATTAAAAGTGCCTTAAAGGAAGGTCTGATTGTAAAAGAAGAAAATTCAGATCAGGCAATAAAAAATTTTTATAAACTACAATGCATTACAAGAAAAAAACACGGCTTGCCTCCGCAACCGGAATCATTCTTTCAAAATATTTATAAATACATTCTGTCGCAGAATAAAGGCACTATGTTTTTTGCTTACATTAATAATATGCCGGTTGCTTCTCTGATGTTTTTCACTTTCGGTAAAAAAGTTTTATATAAATTCGGAGCATCTTTAAATCAGAACTTACCAAAAGGAGCAAATCATCTGCTGATGTGGGAAGCTATTAAAAAGTATTCCATTCTTGGATTCAAAGAATTTGATTTTGGGAGAACTGAAATAAATCATGAAGGTTTGCGAAGGTTCAAACTTGGTTTTGGTGCAGAAGAAAGAATAATTTATACTACACGATTCGATATCAGAACAAAGTCTTTCATTTCGCCTGAAACTAGGACAACCGGTATACATAATAAAATTTTTGAAAAACTTCCCGTATCTGTTCTGAAGATTATCGGAAATAAATTTTATAAGTACCTTGGTTAACAATGGATTTTGAGATAACTGAATATCTTAATGATAGAAGGATAATTGACTTTTTACTGAAGGATAATAGAGCAACAATATATCATCATCCTGCCTGGCTAAAAGCAATTCAAAATTCATTTAAATATAAAGCTAAATATCTTGTTGGGAAAGATTCAAATAATCATATATCAGGATTACTTCCGTTTATTGAGTTCAATAATAAAATCTCCCCCAAAAAAATTATTTCTTTTCCGATGTCAAATTATTGTGACCCTTTGTTTTCGGATCATAAATTGCCGGAAGCAATAGAATTTTTGAAGAATAATTACCCAACATTTCAAACTATTGATTTAAGAACATCAAAAAAATTTGATAAAGTTTTACCACAGTTTTCATTTACAGAGGAATATGTAACTCACATACTTAAACTTAGAGATACATTGGATGAGACTTTCAATTCATTTCACCCCACCAGTGTGCGAGCTTCAATCCGAAGAGCAGAAAAAAATAATCTTGAAATAAAATGGGGAAATTCCCCTGCTGATTTGAATATCTTTTATCATCTTGAATTCAAACTTAGAAAAAGACTTTTATTACCACCTATTCCTTACCATTTTTTTAAGAATATTTGGACCGAATTAATTAAAGAAAATTTAATTTCGCTGCCGATAGTTTATAAAAATGGATTCCCAGTTGCCGCCGGCTTCATACTAAACTTTAAAGATACTTATTATCTTGAGTACACAGCTTCTGATAAAAATTATATCAATTTATATCCTAACCATAAATTGTTTTATGAAGTTATTAAAAAAGCACATTTAACCGGAGCTAAAAAAGTTGACTTTGGCAGAACTTCCAATGATAACCAGTCTTTAATTACTTTTAAAGAGAAATGGGCTGCTGAAAAATTTCCTCTTTACCATCATGTTTACCCGGGAAAAGCGAATAATGAAAAAAACAAGGATTCATTAAGAAAATATCTGATGAAAATAAATTATTATTTACCGGATTTTGTTCTCGAACTGGAGGGAAAATTCATATACAGACTTTTTCTGTAATAACCTTAAATCTAACCTGGAAAATAAAAAAACTTGATTTAAATAATTAAAAATGAGATATAATGAAGAAACGAATCTTCGCCGATCTATCTGCCGGAAGACTGGTTGAGTGAAAAAATTCTCAATGGAAACTATTTTGGAATTATTCTCTCCAAAGTCCTCTTGGACGAAATATTTTTCACTGCTGAATATTTCTCTAAATTGGGTTTGAGTTTTAAATTATTTAAGAATTCTATTTCTGTTATAGGAATTATTCATAAAATAAATATCACTTACTTTAAAATTTCAATATGTCCAATCCGGCATTAGTACTTAATTGCAATAATATAATGGCTTGGCCTGTTATCCGGCTTCTTGGCAAAAATAATATTCCTGTTGATGCAATATTCGGAAACAGGAAAACGAAAGCTAATTATTATGATATTCTAAAAAATTCGAAGTATATAAGAAATGCTTTATTATTTGATGAAAATAAATATGAGGAAAATCTAATCAATTTACTCATAGAATATGGACAGCAATGTAAATTAAAGCCTGTTCTGTTTTTAGCGAGCGACAGTGTACTTATTCCCCCTCATTTGGGAAACACTTCTATTGCAACACCATTTTATGACGAGCAATTAAAGCAACTGTGTGAGGATATCTATAAAAAATTAAATCTTGTTGGCTATGCAAATATCGAAATTAAACTTGACCCAAGAGATAATGAATACAAGATAATTGAAATCACTACGAACAGATGTAACCGGCAGTTTGCCGTCACTACATTGAACGGATTAAATCTTCCAAACCAATTATATAGATTCGAGTTGAATTTATCTCCCCAAAAAGTAAATTATAATTTTTCATGGAATTTCTGGATGAGTGAAGCAAATGAGATTAGAAGAATAAAAGGACTTAAACAAAATAAACTTAAAGAAATTTTCCTTTTAGCTCGAAGAATCTTAAAGACAGGAATATTTGAAATATTTGACCTCCGGATATTAAGCCATTTGTGGCATTAATTAAAAATAAAACAAAGAACTATTTTGTAAGATGATAAAATGCTTAAAAAAATCTTTTACATATTAAAACCATTTATTCCCCGGAAATTACAGCTTATCCTGCGAAGGAAACTTATTGTTTCAAAGCTGCCTAAGTATAAAGACATCTGGCCAATTCTAAAAGGTTCGGATAAGAAACCGCAACATTTCATCAGCTGGCCTGATAAGAAACAATTTGCCTTGGTTCTCACACACGATGTCGAACATAAAAGAGGATATGAACGGGTACTTAAACTGATGGAGATAGAAAAAAAACTTGGCTTTGTTTCCTCATTTAATTTCGTTCCTGAAAGAGATTATAAAGTCGATAAAGAACTTCTCCATACACTAAGACAAAATGGTTTTGATTACGGAGTGCACGGACTTTATCACGATGGAAAATTATTTTCTTCTGAAAGTGAATTCCTGAAGCGAGCAGAAAAAATTAACTCTTATCTGAAAGAGTGGAACACAACCGGATTCAGAGCTCCTGCTATGCATCATAATCTCGATTGGATTGGAGCACTTAATATAGAATATGATATGTCAACCTTCGATACCGACCCTTTCGAACCTCAACCCGATGGTGTTGGAACAATTTTCCCTTTTTGGGTTGAAAACAAAAGACATCATAAAGGCGGCTACATCGAATTACCTTATACACTCCCCCAGGATTTTACTCCTTTTGTTCTGATGAAAGAAACAACTCCACGAATATGGATTGATAAACTTAATTGGATTGTTGAACATAATGGTATGGCATTAGTCAATGTTCATCCGGATTATATTGATTTTGAAAATTCCGGAAAAAATTATGAAGAGTTTAATCTAAAAATCTACACAGAATTTCTTAAATATGTAAAAACGAAATACGAAGGTAAATACTGGAATGCTCTAGCTGTTCAAATATCAGAATATTGGAAAAAGATTTCAGTTTCTGATTAAAAAACTTCGCGTTCCTTTGTGAAAACCTTTGTGTCCATTGTGGTAAAAAAGAATTGGAGCGCAGATTTAACATATCAATGCCTCACCAAAACTCTCCAAAGGAGAGGCTTTTAAAATCCCGAAAGGATCTTATTTTATAGAGAATTTGCAAACCAACAAGAATCAAAAATCCTGAAAATTATTAAACCTTAGACTTCGCGTTCCTTTGTGAAAACCTTTGTATCCATTGTGGTAAAAAAGAATTTATTAAATCTCCCATTTAACACTTAACCATCAACTAATTACAATTAACTACTACGCAATCAAAACATCTAAATGTTTCACCTTCAACTTAATAAACAAAACAAGAGCATAAATAAAAATCAAAAGTCCCGACATTTCCAGACTTTCCTCAATTACAACCTCAAAAACATATAACATTGAACCGCCCAGATTATGTGAATATAACCATCCCCCAATCATTTCGAAACATACCGCACCAAATAGATAAATAAAACCGGACAACAAAAACAACATCCTGACTTTTTGTTCTAATAAAAACAAGAACCTCAGGAAATACAATGCGAACAAAACCACTACAATTATTCCGGGAATTATCCAGGTCCAGTAAAACAACCCACCAAGATTCAGAGAATTTCTAACCGGATTATTCAATATCTCGTGAACCGAAGCAACCTCATCCATAGACATAAACAGAAACATAACTGAAATGATAAAAAAATATTTTTTGTTTTCGGCTGAATCAAGCTTGAATATCAGAAAACTTAAGCCAGAAATAATAATCATTAAAAACCCGGAATACCACGAAGGGATGTTCGCCTCCAGATTCATATTAAATAATTGGAAAAAACGATTTAGAATTCTGTTATTTTCTAAATCTTCACCATAATTAATACTGAATATACCCGCGATTGAACCTGTTATTACAAGAATACCTGTAACAACAATTAAAATGAATACAAACTCGGATAGACTAATGTTTGTAAATGCACCAGCATCCTGTTCTGATATATTATTATCTATCAGTTCTTTTTCTTGCTTAACACTGATAATAGCCATTGAATTATCTCCTTTATATAAAAATTTATTTATTTCAATGACTAATCTAATGCCAGAATCATTTGATAATCCATTCCCAGTTATTATTAAATTAATCTGTTCACTACTGAGACAAATTCTCTGAACTTTTAAGAACACTAATAAATCCGTTCATTGAATTATTAAAATCTTACTTTCTTCCACTTTTTTAACTATTTTTACGGCATAATGATTGAGAAAAGGTACTCATCAAAAAGTTTATCTAAGATATTTAATGAAAAATTTTGCAATCACGGGAGTGGGTGGATATATAGCTCCAAGACATTTGCAGGCAATAAAAGATACGGGCAATAGATTAGTAGCTGCAATTGACCCAAATGATAGCGTTGGGATAATTGACCGGTATTTTCCAAATGCAAGCTTCTTTACTGAATTTGAGAGATTCGACAGGCATCTTGAAAAACTCAGAAGAACAAATTCACCCGACAAGGTAGATTATATCTCTATTTGTTCACCAAACAATTTACACGATGCACACATAAGACTTGCGTTAAGAGTTGGCGCAGACGCAATCTGTGAAAAACCTTTGGTTCTTAATCCCTGGAATCTGGATGCGCTCGAAGAACTTGAACAGGAATCGGGCAAAAGAGTATTTACGATATTACAATTAAGAGTTCATCCCTCTCTTGTAAAACTGAAAAATGAAATTGATGAAGTAATAAAAATTAATAGCAGAATAAAATTTAATGTTGATCTCAATTACATTACTGCAAGAGGAATCTGGTACGACTATTCCTGGAAAGGTATTAAAGAAAAATCAGGGGGAGTAGCTACAAATATTGGCGTACATTTCTTTGATCTACTCATTTGGTTATTCGGTAAACCTGTTCATAGCAAAGTAATTGAATCCAAACTAAGGTCAGTAAAAGGAGAACTGGAGCTTGAACATGCAAATGTAAAATGGTTTCTTTCAATCAATTTTAACGATCTGCCTGATGAAATAAAGAAAATTAATGATAATAATCCTGATAAGCAGGTTACAACTTATCGTTCAATAAAAATAGATAATAAAGAAATTGAATTCACAGAAGGTTTTACTAATTTACACACTGTAGTTTATCAGGAAACTTTAGCTGGACGAGGTTTTGGGATTATTGATGCAAGACCTGCAATCGAACTTGTTTACAAAATTAGAAATGAAATTAATTTCTAATTGTAGAACAGACTATCAGTCTGTTACGCTTAATAAAATTTGGAAAGAATATGGAATCAAACAATAAAAACTATTACATAAACCAATACGCCGTTGTCGATGACAATGTGGAAATTGGTGAGGGCACTAAAATCTGGCACTTTTCTCATGTTCAAAGCGGCGCAAAAATTGGCAAGTACTGTGTACTAGGACAAAATGTAAATGTTGGAAATAATGTTGTTATAGGTAATTACTGCAAAATTCAGAATAATGTTTCTGTTTATGAAGGAGTAACCCTTGAGGACTATGTTTTCTGTGGACCTTCAATGGTATTTACAAATGTTCGTGATCCGAGAAGCAAATATCCTCAGGTGGGATCAAAATTCTACATTAAAACTCTTGTTAAAGAAGGAGCTTCGCTTGGAGCTAATTGCACAATTGTATGTGGAATTACAATTGGCAGATATGCTTTTATTGGTGCAGGGGCTGTAGTTACAAAGGATGTTCCTGATTTTGCATTAGTTGTTGGTAATCCGGCTAAATTAGTCGGATGGGTAAGTGAAGCAGGTAAAAAACTAAAATTTGATAATAATGGTTTCGCTTTTTGTGAGAAAAGTAATAAAAAATACAAACTTGAAAATAATTTTGTAATTGAAGTTTAATGGTCATGAGAGAAATAAATACTAATAACGTGAAACCTAAAAGAGTTCTGATGATTGCGCAATCAACCTATGATTACGATGCGCGCATCATTCGTTACTGCAGAGCATTAAAAGAAGAAGGAATTGAAACAGATGTCATTTGCTTTAAATATTTTAATCAAAAAAAGTTTGAAAATGTTGATGGTGTTAATGTTTACAGAGTAATTGATTTCAATAATAAGGACTCTATACTCCGCTATATAGTATTTTCATTCAGGTTTTTAATCAAAGCGTTCTTCAAAACTATCTCACTTCATAAAAAGAATAATTATTCGGTTATTCATGTACATAATATGCCTGACTATTTGGTGTTTGCGGCTCTTTATCCAAAAATAAAAAAAGTACCGGTATTACTAGATATTCACGATTTAACAGTGGAACTATTTAAAGAAAAATGGTCTTATAGAAAATTTAAATTATTTAAACCAATTTTAATTTTCACAGAAAGAATATCCTGCAATTTTGCTGAACATATAATTACTGTAACAAATGAATGTATAGAAAATTTGGTGAAAAGAGGAATTAAGAAAGAAAAAATTTCATTAATCATGAATGCGCCCGACGATAATTTATTCACTTACGATGATTTACGCTTTAGAAAAAACGGCAGCGATAAAACCTTCCGAATTTTATATCACGGCACACTTGCAAAAAGATTTGGACTCCATTATGTTGTTGAGGCATTAAAGATTGTAAATGATTCTTATACAAATGTTGAATTTCATATTTATGGGAATACGGAATCTGAATATGTGGATGAATTGAAGAGTTTAGCTAAAAAAATAAAAATATCTGATAAAATATTCTTTAATCAATCTGTGCATTATAACAAAGTTAATGATTTAATAAAAAATTTTGACCTGGGTATTGTAACTTACGAACCAACTGAATATATGCATTTGGCATTTCCGACAAAAGCGGGAGAATATGCTCTTACCGGCTTACCGATTATCATTACGAAACTGGAATCAATCAAAACAATTTTTAGCAATGAGAGTGTTATATACATTGAAATGCCTGACCCAAGGTTGATTGCTGAACATTTGAAAGAAATAATCTCTAATTCCAATAAAAGAAAACAATTGTCACTAAATGCCAGAAATGATATAGAGAAAGTCAGTTGGTCAAAAATGAAACAAAA contains:
- a CDS encoding acyltransferase; this translates as MESNNKNYYINQYAVVDDNVEIGEGTKIWHFSHVQSGAKIGKYCVLGQNVNVGNNVVIGNYCKIQNNVSVYEGVTLEDYVFCGPSMVFTNVRDPRSKYPQVGSKFYIKTLVKEGASLGANCTIVCGITIGRYAFIGAGAVVTKDVPDFALVVGNPAKLVGWVSEAGKKLKFDNNGFAFCEKSNKKYKLENNFVIEV
- a CDS encoding GumC family protein, translating into MEQNKNNEEYIPLRFSNKNVPKREKTLVEIFQIIAKNKKILFATVGVLLIAALIYSFTATPIYEASATLKKEGNPNDRRLGSGTDISTLLSLQSTDEIETELELIKTFKVASEVAKELDLYVNVKEIKWNSNDKNYEINKTFVEMNDPSFIGKNSRKFRIPEKFKIKFERAEDLLLGDFSIVKKSNDKYELIDLLSGNKISESTIEKPKYDGFSPLDTIPGFTIKRDTSVVYIIPMNDKVNIEFSWNGAPVKSEFIFTVNDINQTAIGVSKSIKVSRVGKTNIFNLGYSSSSAYAAALITNTVVDKYREARMDQKKQTIRYSYNTVDKQLVEVQEKLQEAEKILSDFKSSGQIMSIDASSQEIVGFLSRLEAEKVSTDLLLSDYKNKVADLQTQLSQKGFFDQSYLNPRGEGEGMSPFAELMRQLSNLELQRIELLQKRTENHPDVKAVDEQINSVKQKLSSFNENTITAYQIMIGTLEKKLLKINDMMSKYEAKLQSLPAQENKLAQILRQKATYEKIFTILLDQREAMRVAELSSPQDISIVDEAKIPTDPSWPKKSFIVLISLVLGSFLGILLIFTIELKKTKYVNLDELEEEFKIPILSLIPRLPKEIVKVVDNNPEHKVALLTVQDDGLRETYRVLKTKLFQNLNPETKLLMVTSCEEDSGKTTVVANLAASLAQEGKRVLLIDCDLRKGDLSGLFGLGKETKGLLDYLLNDSPPKIYTRASKNIDIIPSGGLSSDSGTLLDSARMRLLFRSLDTTQYDLIIVDTPPVTRVVDPLVLSHSLHNAIVVVRPEHSLLETVRWGISELLNAKINVKGLVINAADIENSYYYKHRYGYGYGYGSKNGNGKAKDAKKIKPEFQLKFKDQITHKN
- a CDS encoding GNAT family N-acetyltransferase → MDFEITEYLNDRRIIDFLLKDNRATIYHHPAWLKAIQNSFKYKAKYLVGKDSNNHISGLLPFIEFNNKISPKKIISFPMSNYCDPLFSDHKLPEAIEFLKNNYPTFQTIDLRTSKKFDKVLPQFSFTEEYVTHILKLRDTLDETFNSFHPTSVRASIRRAEKNNLEIKWGNSPADLNIFYHLEFKLRKRLLLPPIPYHFFKNIWTELIKENLISLPIVYKNGFPVAAGFILNFKDTYYLEYTASDKNYINLYPNHKLFYEVIKKAHLTGAKKVDFGRTSNDNQSLITFKEKWAAEKFPLYHHVYPGKANNEKNKDSLRKYLMKINYYLPDFVLELEGKFIYRLFL
- a CDS encoding lipid II:glycine glycyltransferase FemX; amino-acid sequence: MRILNLEQLNDNLLSNSTIKIINPSEIADWNNEILRLNNYSFFHSGEWALVLSDTYKYKPVYFCLFKNNILSSVVPAMEIKSTLTGKRLVSLPFSDFCEPLFGSIDESEIIKENIFNYCESNKLKFMEFRTSETKFPFETENFRTDLRHILNLIPDENELKKNLSENTKRNIKSALKEGLIVKEENSDQAIKNFYKLQCITRKKHGLPPQPESFFQNIYKYILSQNKGTMFFAYINNMPVASLMFFTFGKKVLYKFGASLNQNLPKGANHLLMWEAIKKYSILGFKEFDFGRTEINHEGLRRFKLGFGAEERIIYTTRFDIRTKSFISPETRTTGIHNKIFEKLPVSVLKIIGNKFYKYLG
- a CDS encoding glycosyltransferase family 4 protein; this encodes MIAQSTYDYDARIIRYCRALKEEGIETDVICFKYFNQKKFENVDGVNVYRVIDFNNKDSILRYIVFSFRFLIKAFFKTISLHKKNNYSVIHVHNMPDYLVFAALYPKIKKVPVLLDIHDLTVELFKEKWSYRKFKLFKPILIFTERISCNFAEHIITVTNECIENLVKRGIKKEKISLIMNAPDDNLFTYDDLRFRKNGSDKTFRILYHGTLAKRFGLHYVVEALKIVNDSYTNVEFHIYGNTESEYVDELKSLAKKIKISDKIFFNQSVHYNKVNDLIKNFDLGIVTYEPTEYMHLAFPTKAGEYALTGLPIIITKLESIKTIFSNESVIYIEMPDPRLIAEHLKEIISNSNKRKQLSLNARNDIEKVSWSKMKQKYLLLISSLIKS
- a CDS encoding Gfo/Idh/MocA family oxidoreductase, giving the protein MKNFAITGVGGYIAPRHLQAIKDTGNRLVAAIDPNDSVGIIDRYFPNASFFTEFERFDRHLEKLRRTNSPDKVDYISICSPNNLHDAHIRLALRVGADAICEKPLVLNPWNLDALEELEQESGKRVFTILQLRVHPSLVKLKNEIDEVIKINSRIKFNVDLNYITARGIWYDYSWKGIKEKSGGVATNIGVHFFDLLIWLFGKPVHSKVIESKLRSVKGELELEHANVKWFLSINFNDLPDEIKKINDNNPDKQVTTYRSIKIDNKEIEFTEGFTNLHTVVYQETLAGRGFGIIDARPAIELVYKIRNEINF